A segment of the Lelliottia amnigena genome:
TGCATCTGTTGATTATTTAACCTTCGGTGAAAGTGGTGTCTATGCAATTCACACCAGACAGTGCCTGGAAAATTACCGGTTTTTCCCGCGAAATTAGCCCGGCGTATCGTCAGAAACTGCTGTCATTAGGCATGTTGCCTGGCTCGTCCTTCCAGGTCGTTCGCATTGCGCCGTTGGGCGATCCAGTTCATATCGAAACCCGACGCGTTAATCTGGTCCTGCGCAAAAAAGACCTCGCCTTATTAGAAGTCGAAGCCTTAACCCGATAAATCGCCAGTCGTTATTCCGAGTCTACAACAATGAAAAAATTAACCATTGGCTTAATTGGTAATCCTAATTCCGGCAAGACAACGTTATTCAATCAGTTAACCGGCGCACGTCAGCGCGTGGGAAACTGGGCTGGCGTAACGGTCGAACGTAAAGAAGGTCATTTTTCAACGACCGACAATCTCGTCACGCTCGTTGATCTGCCCGGGACCTATTCGTTAACCACGATTTCGTCGCAGACCTCGCTCGATGAGCAAATTGCCTGCCACTATATTTTGAGTGGTGATGCGGATTTACTGATTAACGTCGTCGATGCGTCCAATCTCGAACGTAACCTTTACCTGACGCTGCAATTGCTCGAGTTGGGCATTCCGTGCATCGTTGCGCTAAACATGCTCGACCTGGCAGAAAAACAGCAAATTCGCATCGACATCGACGCGCTTTCCGCTCGCCTTGGCTGCCCGGTTGTACCTCTGGTGTCGAC
Coding sequences within it:
- the feoA gene encoding ferrous iron transport protein A, whose product is MQFTPDSAWKITGFSREISPAYRQKLLSLGMLPGSSFQVVRIAPLGDPVHIETRRVNLVLRKKDLALLEVEALTR